One genomic window of Deinococcus sedimenti includes the following:
- the galE gene encoding UDP-glucose 4-epimerase GalE: MKILVVGGAGYIGSHTVRQLRRAGHEVVVFDNLSSGHAEALPADVPLVRGDLLDAEAVRAALNAHQPDAVIHFAALIEVGESMRAPARYYRNNVVGSLNLLQGIVETRKIPLVFSSTAAVYGTTDLVPIPETAAMQPESVYGETKLMTENMIHAFHTAHGLPYTILRYFNVCGAAPEGDIGEAHASKSHLIEMAALTALGQREKMLIFGDDYPTPDGTCIRDYVHVQDLADAHVLAVEALLGGKRQDGTFNVGLGHGFSVKEVLDTVDEVVGTPLNRELAPRRAGDPPRLVADATRIREELGFTPQFTDLKDIVQTAWNWHKGHPHDFRK; encoded by the coding sequence ATGAAGATTCTGGTCGTGGGCGGAGCAGGGTACATCGGGTCACACACGGTACGGCAACTGCGCCGCGCCGGGCACGAGGTCGTCGTGTTCGACAACCTGTCGAGCGGGCACGCCGAGGCCCTCCCCGCCGACGTGCCCCTGGTGCGCGGCGACCTGCTGGACGCGGAGGCCGTGCGCGCCGCGCTGAACGCCCACCAGCCCGACGCCGTCATCCACTTCGCCGCGCTGATCGAGGTGGGCGAGAGCATGCGCGCCCCGGCCCGCTACTACCGCAACAACGTGGTGGGCAGCCTGAACCTGCTGCAGGGCATCGTGGAGACCCGCAAGATCCCGCTGGTGTTCTCCTCCACGGCCGCCGTGTATGGCACCACCGACCTCGTCCCCATCCCCGAGACGGCCGCCATGCAGCCCGAGAGCGTGTACGGCGAGACGAAACTCATGACCGAGAACATGATCCACGCCTTCCACACCGCGCACGGCCTGCCGTACACGATCCTGCGGTACTTCAACGTGTGCGGCGCCGCGCCCGAGGGTGATATCGGCGAGGCGCACGCCAGCAAGAGCCACCTGATCGAGATGGCCGCCCTGACCGCCCTGGGCCAGCGCGAGAAGATGCTGATCTTCGGGGACGACTACCCCACCCCGGACGGCACCTGCATCCGCGACTACGTGCACGTGCAGGACCTCGCCGACGCGCACGTCCTCGCCGTGGAGGCCCTGCTGGGCGGCAAACGCCAGGACGGCACTTTCAACGTGGGCCTCGGGCACGGCTTCAGCGTCAAGGAAGTCCTCGACACCGTGGACGAGGTCGTCGGCACGCCCCTGAACCGCGAACTGGCCCCCCGCCGCGCCGGGGACCCGCCCCGCCTCGTGGCGGACGCCACCCGCATCCGCGAGGAACTCGGCTTCACCCCGCAGTTCACGGACCTGAAGGACATCGTGCAGACCGCCTGGAACTGGCAT
- a CDS encoding substrate-binding domain-containing protein: MPPAKPVPTGPRAASRPTLRDVARTLGVSVATVSNAYNRPDQLSEDLRDRILAAARDLGYQGPDPLARSLRRGRTGVLGVVYDAPLDYAFADPAAALFLGSVTRAVQDRDLNVLLLAAPHDPQADATLAVRNASVDGFIVYCAAEGSPLLRAVLDRALPTVLVDQDPQGGSAHVGIDDAGGAQAAAAHLLDLGHRQVGALCLELAGDRHPGPVSPAREAQVAYRTTAQRIRGYRAATAEHPDATLHLMEAGQNTPADGEALTLDLLRAHPEVTGVVCMSDVLAQGALRAAATLGLSVPGDLSVIGYDDLPSSGALNLTTVWQPTPDKGAAVGAAILALLDGQEPAPVTLPTRLVVRGSTAPPRPPAAPTR; this comes from the coding sequence ATGCCCCCCGCCAAGCCAGTCCCCACCGGGCCGCGCGCCGCCAGCCGACCCACCCTGCGGGACGTGGCACGCACGCTGGGCGTCAGCGTCGCCACCGTCAGCAACGCCTACAACCGCCCCGACCAGCTCAGCGAGGACCTGCGCGACCGCATCCTGGCCGCCGCCCGTGACCTGGGCTACCAGGGCCCCGACCCCCTGGCGCGCAGCCTGCGCCGGGGCCGCACCGGTGTGCTCGGCGTCGTGTACGACGCGCCGCTGGACTACGCCTTCGCCGACCCGGCCGCCGCGCTGTTCCTCGGCAGCGTCACCCGCGCCGTGCAGGACCGCGACCTGAACGTCCTGCTGCTGGCCGCGCCGCACGACCCGCAGGCCGACGCGACCCTGGCCGTCCGGAACGCCAGCGTGGACGGCTTCATCGTGTACTGCGCCGCCGAGGGCAGCCCGCTGCTGCGCGCCGTGCTGGACCGCGCCCTGCCCACCGTGCTCGTCGATCAGGACCCGCAGGGGGGCAGCGCCCACGTCGGCATTGACGACGCCGGGGGCGCGCAGGCCGCCGCCGCGCACCTGCTGGACCTCGGGCACCGGCAGGTGGGCGCGCTGTGCCTGGAACTCGCCGGGGACCGCCACCCCGGCCCGGTCAGCCCCGCCCGTGAAGCGCAGGTCGCGTACCGCACCACCGCGCAGCGCATCCGGGGCTACCGCGCCGCCACGGCCGAGCACCCGGACGCCACGCTGCACCTGATGGAAGCCGGGCAGAACACCCCCGCCGACGGCGAGGCCCTGACCCTGGACCTGCTGCGCGCCCACCCGGAGGTCACGGGCGTCGTGTGCATGAGCGACGTTCTCGCGCAGGGCGCCCTGCGGGCCGCCGCCACCCTCGGCCTGAGCGTTCCCGGCGACCTGAGCGTGATCGGCTACGACGACCTGCCCAGCTCCGGCGCGCTGAATCTCACGACCGTCTGGCAGCCCACCCCCGACAAGGGCGCGGCGGTCGGCGCGGCCATCCTCGCCCTGCTGGACGGGCAGGAGCCTGCCCCGGTCACCCTCCCGACCCGGCTGGTCGTGCGCGGCAGCACAGCCCCACCCAGACCGCCCGCCGCCCCGACCCGCTGA
- a CDS encoding MFS transporter yields the protein MTTAAPATTPQPRAEAARRALNTVFMVNGAVFATWAVNIPGVRDQLGLTPAQIGVALLASGIGAVISMSLVGRWIARWGSAPVTRVATVLFLLSLLLPVLAPSLPALIAALAILGATNGVMDVAMNAQGVTVERTLGRPIMSRLHAYFSLGSLLGAGAGSLLIGRVSIPLHAGLIVAATLLLAAVTLRLLIPDPAGDTPQDDPQTASTPAGPLLTLPVLLLGLLCFLGMLAEGANYDWAALYFRDVLNVPGGAAGLGYAAFVATMTLGRWFGDLGRARLGDEQIVRIGSLVTAVGLAVALLWRDPVPATLGFALSGLGLSNVVPVMYGTAGHALAGRGIAAVAAIGYGGFLLGPPAIGFVADHVGLGWALGIALGSAALITLLGGRAFALIRR from the coding sequence ATGACCACCGCCGCCCCCGCCACCACCCCCCAGCCCCGCGCGGAAGCCGCCCGCCGCGCCCTGAACACCGTCTTCATGGTGAACGGCGCCGTGTTCGCCACCTGGGCCGTGAACATCCCCGGCGTGCGCGACCAACTGGGCCTCACCCCCGCGCAGATCGGCGTGGCCCTGCTCGCCAGCGGCATCGGCGCCGTGATCAGCATGAGCCTCGTGGGCCGCTGGATCGCCCGCTGGGGCAGCGCGCCCGTCACCCGCGTCGCCACCGTGCTGTTCCTCCTCAGCCTGCTGCTGCCCGTCCTCGCGCCCAGCCTCCCCGCCCTGATCGCCGCGCTGGCCATCCTGGGCGCCACGAACGGCGTCATGGACGTCGCCATGAACGCCCAGGGCGTCACGGTCGAACGCACCCTGGGCCGCCCGATCATGAGCCGCCTGCACGCCTACTTCAGCCTCGGCAGCCTGCTCGGCGCCGGGGCCGGCAGCCTCCTGATCGGCCGCGTGTCCATCCCCCTGCACGCCGGGCTGATCGTCGCCGCGACCCTCCTGCTGGCCGCCGTCACGCTGCGCCTCCTGATCCCCGACCCCGCCGGGGACACCCCGCAGGACGATCCCCAGACCGCCTCCACCCCCGCCGGCCCGCTGCTGACCCTCCCGGTCCTACTGCTGGGCCTGCTGTGCTTCCTGGGCATGCTCGCCGAGGGCGCCAACTACGACTGGGCCGCGCTGTACTTCCGCGACGTCCTGAACGTCCCCGGCGGCGCCGCCGGACTCGGCTACGCCGCGTTCGTCGCCACCATGACCCTAGGCCGCTGGTTCGGCGACCTGGGCCGCGCCCGCCTCGGCGACGAACAGATCGTCCGCATCGGCTCCCTGGTCACCGCCGTCGGCCTCGCCGTGGCCCTGCTGTGGCGCGACCCGGTGCCCGCCACCCTCGGCTTCGCCCTCTCGGGCCTGGGCCTGAGCAACGTCGTCCCCGTCATGTACGGCACCGCCGGGCACGCCCTCGCCGGGCGCGGCATCGCCGCCGTCGCCGCCATCGGATACGGCGGGTTCCTCCTCGGACCGCCCGCCATCGGCTTCGTCGCCGACCACGTCGGCCTCGGCTGGGCGCTGGGCATCGCGCTGGGTAGCGCCGCGCTGATCACCCTGCTCGGCGGGCGGGCCTTCGCCCTGATCCGCCGGTAA
- a CDS encoding citrate synthase family protein, translating to MNTSLTTSQACEQLGVKPATLYAYVSRGLIRSVPGPVGTRQRRYDAGDVQALAGRQATRRDPQAGVQAAVQGSLDGLRAGGTGGVTPILDSALTRIGDGTLAYRGVDALSLADAATVEDVAALLWTGDPGTRPTLPLRARLNLSHHPRADTPLEALGYALTYAGAHDPDALDTRPETGPRQAARILTLLHATAERHARLPPAPDLPLHARLARTWGRPDGADLLRRALILLADHELNVSAFTARVTASGGASLAHCTLAALSALQGPRHGLGALHAHDLLSAALNGDTRAAMRDATRRAGHAPGFGHPLYPHGDPRARALLDALEAQFHGHPVTRATHAVIHAHAGDTAEPPNVDLALAALTLVLGRPAGDAVTLFALARTTGWLAHALETRAGGQFIRPRARYVGPA from the coding sequence GTGAACACCTCCCTCACCACGTCGCAGGCCTGCGAGCAGCTGGGTGTGAAACCCGCCACGCTGTACGCCTACGTCTCCCGCGGCCTGATCCGCAGCGTCCCCGGCCCCGTCGGCACCCGGCAGCGACGCTACGACGCGGGCGACGTGCAGGCCCTCGCCGGGCGGCAGGCCACCCGCCGCGACCCGCAGGCGGGCGTGCAGGCCGCCGTGCAGGGCAGCCTCGACGGGCTGCGCGCCGGGGGAACCGGGGGCGTGACGCCCATCCTCGACAGCGCCCTGACCCGCATTGGGGACGGCACCCTGGCCTACCGGGGCGTGGACGCGCTGAGCCTCGCCGATGCGGCCACCGTCGAGGACGTCGCCGCGCTGCTGTGGACCGGCGACCCCGGCACGCGGCCCACGCTGCCGCTGCGCGCCCGGCTGAACCTCAGCCACCACCCCCGCGCCGACACGCCCCTGGAAGCCCTGGGCTACGCCCTGACGTACGCGGGCGCGCACGACCCGGACGCCCTCGACACCCGCCCGGAAACCGGCCCCCGTCAGGCCGCGCGCATCCTGACGCTGCTGCACGCCACCGCCGAACGGCACGCCCGCCTGCCCCCCGCGCCGGACCTGCCGCTGCACGCCCGGCTGGCCCGCACCTGGGGCCGCCCCGACGGCGCGGACCTGCTGCGCCGCGCGCTGATCCTCCTGGCCGACCACGAACTGAACGTCAGCGCCTTCACCGCCCGCGTCACGGCGAGTGGCGGCGCCAGCCTCGCCCACTGCACCCTGGCGGCGCTGAGCGCCCTGCAGGGACCCCGGCACGGCCTGGGCGCCCTGCACGCCCACGACCTCCTGAGTGCGGCCCTGAACGGCGACACCCGCGCGGCCATGCGCGACGCCACCCGCCGCGCCGGGCACGCACCCGGCTTCGGCCACCCCCTCTACCCGCACGGCGACCCGCGCGCCCGCGCGCTGCTGGACGCCCTGGAGGCGCAGTTCCACGGGCATCCCGTCACGCGCGCCACGCACGCGGTCATCCACGCGCACGCGGGGGACACCGCCGAGCCGCCCAACGTGGACCTGGCGCTGGCCGCGCTGACCCTCGTGCTGGGCCGCCCCGCCGGGGACGCCGTCACGCTGTTCGCGCTGGCGCGCACGACCGGCTGGCTGGCCCACGCCCTGGAAACCCGCGCCGGGGGGCAGTTCATCCGCCCCCGCGCCCGCTACGTCGGCCCGGCCTGA
- a CDS encoding pyruvate carboxyltransferase, which produces MTQDAPAVRDVPTPDLFPTAFPADTFPQVIWEDGEQPASLPAQAWTTETTHRDGQQGGLPLTTADGLRIYDLMGRFTGGSGALRQAEFFVYRPADRAMLEGALDHWRGGHPVEPTTWIRATRRDADLVAGLGVRETGMLASASDYHTFHKFTPGGRAQAARTYLDAVQAVLDAGLRPRLHLEDATRAPREFILPFVEAVQTLAAPFPASQAPKFRVCDTMGVGLPLEGAAWPRSVPRMIRELRAAGLSAQSLEFHPHNDTHLVVANSLAAVLAGCAAINGTLLGKGERTGNAPLEGMLLHLSGLGLTGDADFTVLNDLNDLYEELGQGVPAKYPLFGRDAHRTRAGIHADGLNKFWPMYAPFNVPALLGRPLDLSLTKDSGVAGLIFLIRQHTGTELGKDHAGLRALNEFLTAEFDAGRQTAVEWEEIAERALKLSAGGPVVRSGV; this is translated from the coding sequence ATGACCCAGGACGCCCCCGCTGTGCGTGACGTGCCGACGCCCGACCTCTTCCCCACCGCGTTCCCGGCAGACACCTTCCCACAGGTGATCTGGGAGGACGGCGAGCAGCCCGCCTCGCTGCCCGCGCAGGCCTGGACGACCGAGACCACCCACCGGGACGGGCAGCAGGGCGGCCTGCCCCTGACCACCGCGGATGGCCTGCGAATCTACGACCTGATGGGCCGCTTCACGGGGGGCAGCGGCGCGCTGCGGCAGGCGGAGTTCTTCGTCTACCGCCCCGCCGACCGCGCCATGCTGGAAGGCGCACTCGACCACTGGCGGGGCGGGCACCCGGTCGAGCCGACCACCTGGATCCGCGCCACCCGCAGAGACGCTGATCTGGTCGCCGGGCTGGGCGTGCGCGAGACCGGCATGCTGGCCAGTGCCAGCGATTACCACACCTTCCACAAGTTCACGCCGGGCGGCCGTGCCCAGGCGGCCCGCACGTACCTGGACGCCGTGCAGGCCGTGCTCGACGCGGGGCTGCGCCCGAGGCTGCACCTGGAGGACGCCACCCGCGCGCCCCGCGAGTTCATCCTCCCGTTCGTGGAGGCCGTGCAGACCCTAGCCGCGCCCTTCCCCGCCTCGCAGGCGCCGAAGTTCCGGGTGTGCGACACGATGGGGGTCGGCCTCCCGCTGGAGGGGGCGGCGTGGCCGCGCAGCGTGCCGCGCATGATCCGCGAACTGCGCGCCGCCGGGCTGAGTGCTCAGTCGCTGGAGTTCCACCCGCACAACGACACGCATCTGGTCGTGGCGAACAGCCTCGCGGCGGTCCTGGCCGGATGCGCCGCGATCAACGGGACGCTGCTCGGCAAGGGGGAACGCACCGGGAACGCCCCGCTGGAAGGCATGCTGCTGCACCTGAGCGGCCTGGGCCTGACCGGCGACGCGGACTTCACGGTGCTGAACGACCTGAACGACCTGTACGAGGAGCTGGGGCAGGGCGTGCCCGCCAAGTACCCGCTGTTCGGTCGGGACGCGCACCGCACCCGCGCGGGTATCCACGCGGACGGACTGAACAAGTTCTGGCCGATGTACGCGCCGTTCAACGTGCCCGCCCTGCTGGGCCGCCCGCTCGACCTGTCCCTGACGAAGGACAGCGGCGTGGCGGGCCTGATCTTCCTGATCCGCCAGCACACCGGCACCGAACTGGGCAAGGACCACGCGGGCCTGCGCGCCCTGAATGAGTTCCTGACCGCCGAGTTCGACGCGGGCCGCCAGACCGCCGTCGAGTGGGAGGAGATTGCTGAACGAGCCCTCAAGCTGAGCGCGGGGGGCCCGGTGGTACGCTCCGGGGTATGA